One window of the Lachancea thermotolerans CBS 6340 chromosome A complete sequence genome contains the following:
- the CDC39 gene encoding CCR4-NOT core subunit CDC39 (some similarities with uniprot|P25655 YCR093W Saccharomyces cerevisiae CDC39 Component of the CCR4-NOT complex regulating mRNA levels): MHTSPELQQSQRSKEVKEVAQITLTQISILITSLDESNCKKIENEILSLLERSPFVVYLKYWKKLLPLASDFIKQHRRLNTSSEPLHRLLYSLIQDLEFKNREVIEILTKEVFQNAEFQAQTSLNFTDLLALLDPEEDKRIIEQIDPEAAIKRLKKLRNLKMNAAQSLQDFLASETPDTLEQNLSSLLCSLKGESLNDSVALILAEILSPGSQNIQLPSTAWFTPNAISEASQRGTQISNAFTKLGPSAINWNRVFNLMSTKYFLNRPISISLASLNSLLAALNRGRLIDQFLSCDWNMQFKLSVCLLFHKWNLQQGCIDLLSMPDIKKVTNNIQNSSPKNTLLYLKSVARLDVEIFLLREELAGNPLLPAFQECFFEDYDLAPEYLALVVMSDNKHFTMLVDNKSIIDDLLITLLVKVFENSPAALTDLLKQLPFEKVVDMGSIIIRKDSSPLLNLVQVLSEVNILPEFIKTLPLHEALKVTPSAKKLGWIGFEDYMKSQLSAETVPLILDHLELQSKMDESSTTFYSSKVYDLSALHYLISLLNSFPLSGKERENLENVQFSLIIAFPRLINFGHGHDKAIIANGDSVPIPMDVEKEMQNYLQKMYSGELAIKDVIEVLRKLRDSDDPHDQDLFACMTHAVIAESNFFKDYPLEALATTSVLFGSMILFQLLRGFVLDVAFRVILNFAQDGTESKMFKFSVQALYAFRMRLKEFPQYCKHLIEAVPALQSQPQIYQTLSQAAAQSPERSNNGATKVQKPPEMIALKYFAISEVPPKVLQESPPKETTEKILFIVNNITQDNFEDKIEALKLNLKDKYFGWFSNYLVNQRAKTEPNYHSLYARLINSIGSTLLHDYVLNATFKQLYLLLSTKELQFNEKNFLKNLGAWLGSITVALNKPIRYNNIAFRELLLDAHRAERLEIIVPFVCRVLQQASSSKVFLPPNPWTLGILKVLLELNQKANWKLNLTFEVEVLFKSLKLKLTDVEPTNYLDNADSIAFISGDLFRLTAEQQQAEQQQIVTVMQQYQQQAVLLHNRQQRKAQQPQPPQSQQPQQSQTQQRASSTGFSGLPSGLDQPVSTGDSQANENPFNTLLGNTLFVTHPDLKRVFQMAIAKSVREILVPAVDKSSSIAVITTVNVVLKDFATEVDEMKLKTAAITMVRHLAQSLARATSIELLKDTIRSTTQSLAPNLMNVPNSPIEELNVAINDNISIALALIEKATMDKATQYVGEQLMQAVAIRRYHKERRSGQLFLAQNANSFSLNLPEPLGLKPTGVTPQQFRIYEEFGKNNIFDTVSSASGGGFSAEGGPVSQQQILGQQLLQQQQRQQQQQQQEQHQQQRQQLLEHEQQKQQQQQQLQLQQQQQLQQQQLQQQQQLQQQQQQQQQQQQQQQQQQLLLQQLQQPHAQSQPGTPQAQTQPSVQVELEQSHRVLVLLMDSLVAQIKENADKALDSLGQENGIKDILFQILTLISRSNQKDQLALKVSQAVVNSMFATSESPLCREVLSLLLEKLCSLSIVARKDVVWWLVYALDSRKFNVPVIRSLLEVNLIQSSKLDTVLVVAIKNNMEGALQFAVNLLRDVILSEKPLFMRSDFVQTLTYLRTVDCDITNSFFQDFEKANILPVNEVRSATNKERMLLVFTEWVKLLQRVPSDDVKVAVFISQMIEKGVLSETNNVIEFTKAALELSVGSFKESDPTSEVFTATDAFSKLIVNLLVLQDFSEVDRSSYFKLIFSVITFVFSEDQGKTENTFNERPYFRLFSSLLCDWEDISSHNFVKVEDQRCRAQLVEFNKEFYRVIASFLHAYQPIAFPGFSFAWITLISHRMFLPKMLKLPEKAGWSQLVLLFTDLLKFMAQYTKKQDVPDAVSVVYKGALRVFLAVANDAPEFLVENHYELLNNLPHVYMQLRNVVLSAFPKHVSIPNPYNPKLSIDTVKICDQPPNVFYDPVHDLKTLKKPVDNYLRIPSASLSRTISSNVFRSEYEKDNGIGFDTVSVDVKLINAIVLHVGIEAALEKQRTTANAVFNVKSSYYTLLADLLNDGTTEVRFHVVQAIANQLRYPNAHTQWFNYVLKNFFNSEEWGENKTEIQEIIVRTLLERIVTNKPHCWGIIVTFTDLLKSTECSLMDLPFVKDVPEVELIIKHLSKYIVKTEETTNEQQNERAPAEVASRA, translated from the coding sequence TACAGTCTTATTCAGGATcttgagttcaaaaatagAGAGGTTATCGAAATCCTAACAAAAgaggtttttcaaaacgcagagtttcaagctcaaaCTAGTCTGAACTTTACCGATCTCTTGGCTCTTCTCGAcccagaagaagataaaCGCATAATAGAGCAAATCGACCCTGAGGCTGCCATCAAACGCTTAAAAAAACTAAGAAACCTCAAAATGAATGCCGCGCAATCACTACAGGACTTCCTCGCGAGCGAGACCCCAGACACATTGGAGCAAAACCTGAGCAGCTTGCTCTGTTCACTGAAAGGAGAAAGCTTAAATGACTCTGTCGCCTTAATTCTTGCAGAAATTCTTTCGCCGGGTTCTCAAAACATACAGCTGCCTTCTACGGCGTGGTTCACTCCAAACGCAATAAGTGAAGCAAGCCAGAGAGGAACGCAGATATCTAACGCCTTTACCAAGCTTGGGCCATCTGCTATCAATTGGAATAGAGTCTTCAATCTCATGTCAACGAAGTACTTTCTTAACCGTCCGATTTCGATATCGCTCGCGTCCTTGAACTCACTGCTGGCCGCTTTAAACAGAGGCCGGCTCATTGATCAGTTTTTAAGTTGCGATTGGAACATGCAATTTAAACTCAGCGTTTGTTTACTATTTCACAAATGGAATCTACAACAAGGTTGCATTGATCTCCTTAGCATGCCCGATATCAAGAAAGTTACTAACAACATTCAAAATTCGAGCCCCAAAAACACTCTCCTTTATCTCAAATCTGTTGCGAGGCTAGATGTCGAGATATTTCTGCTgcgagaagagcttgcAGGAAATCCACTTCTCCCTGCTTTTCAGGaatgtttctttgaagattaCGACTTGGCTCCTGAGTACTTGGCGCTAGTTGTGATGTCAGACAACAAGCATTTTACAATGCTGGTCGACAATAAAAGCATCATTGATGACTTGTTGATCACGCTTTTAGttaaagtttttgaaaactctCCCGCCGCACTTACAGATCTTCTAAAGCAGCTTCCTTTCGAGAAGGTGGTCGACATGGGTAGTATTATCATCCGGAAAGATTCTTCACCTCTGTTGAACCTCGTTCAGGTTTTATCAGAGGTCAATATTCTACCGGAGTTCATAAAAACCCTACCTCTTCACGAGGCCTTAAAAGTTACGCCTAgcgccaagaagctcgGGTGGATAGGCTTCGAAGATTACATGAAGTCTCAACTTTCTGCCGAGACTGTACCCTTAATCCTCGACCACTTAGAACTTCAATCAAAAATGGATGAAAGCAGCACTACATTCTATTCATCTAAGGTTTATGACCTATCTGCATTGCACTATCTTATCTCACTACTAAACTCGTTTCCTTTGAGTGGGAAGGAAAGAGAGAATCTTGAGAATGTTCAGTTCTCGCTAATAATTGCGTTTCCCAGGCTCATTAACTTCGGTCATGGCCACGACAAAGCGATCATAGCAAATGGGGATTCGGTCCCGATTCCGATggatgttgaaaaagagatGCAAAActatcttcaaaagatgtACAGCGGGGAGTTAGCTATCAAAGATGTGATTGAGGTATTACGGAAGTTGAGAGACAGCGACGACCCACATGATCAAGATCTGTTCGCTTGTATGACACATGCTGTTATTGCGGAGtcaaactttttcaaagactaTCCCTTGGAGGCGTTGGCTACTACATCTGTTCTTTTCGGCTCTATGATCTTATTCCAACTTCTAAGGGGGTTTGTGCTGGATGTTGCCTTTAGAGTAATTCTCAATTTTGCTCAAGACGGTACTGAATCGAAGATGTTCAAGTTCTCTGTTCAAGCCTTGTATGCTTTCAGAATGAGACTCAAAGAATTTCCGCAATATTGTAAACATTTGATCGAAGCCGTCCCTGCGTTACAAAGCCAGCCCCAAATTTACCAAACTTTGAGTCAAGCTGCAGCCCAATCGCCCGAGCGGTCCAATAATGGAGCAActaaagttcaaaaacctcCAGAGATGATCgctttgaaatattttgCTATCAGCGAAGTTCCGCCCAAGGTTTTGCAGGAGAGTCCACCGAAAGAGACTACTGAAAAGATTCTTTTCATTGTGAACAATATAACTCAAGACAATTTTGAGGACAAGAtcgaagctttgaagctaaACTTAAAAGACAAGTATTTTGGCTGGTTTTCGAATTACCTGGTTAACCAACGTGCGAAAACAGAACCAAACTATCATTCTCTCTACGCGAGGCTGATAAATTCCATTGGTTCAACTTTACTTCATGATTATGTTTTGAATGCCACTTTTAAACAGCTTTACCTGCTTTTGTCCACCAAGGAATTGCAATTTaatgaaaagaactttttgaaaaatcttgGTGCTTGGCTGGGTAGCATAACAGTTGCGCTGAACAAGCCCATCAGGTATAACAACATTGCTTTTAGAGAGCTTCTACTTGACGCCCACCGCGCAGAACGCTTAGAGATAATTGTTCCCTTTGTGTGTAGGGTTTTGCAGCAAGCATCCAGCTCCAAGGTTTTCTTACCACCCAATCCGTGGACTTTAGGTatcttgaaggttttgttgGAGCTCAACCAAAAAGCCAATTGGAAGCTAAACTTAACCTTTGAGGTCGAAgttctcttcaaatctCTGAAGTTAAAATTAACTGACGTGGAGCCGACGAACTACCTCGACAACGCTGACAGCATTGCTTTCATAAGTGGTGATTTATTCAGGTTAACGGCAGAGCAACAGCAGGCCgaacaacaacaaataGTGACGGTGATGCAGCAGTACCAACAACAAGCTGTTTTACTGCACAACAGGCAGCAACGGAAAGCCCAACAGCCCCAGCCACCACAGTCGCAACAACCGCAACAATCCCAGACACAGCAACGTGCCTCGTCAACCGGCTTTTCCGGCCTGCCGTCAGGGCTCGACCAACCTGTGTCAACAGGCGACTCACAAGCTAACGAAAATCCTTTCAACACGTTATTGGGTAACACTCTATTCGTAACGCATCCTGATTTGAAACGCGTTTTCCAAATGGCTATAGCGAAATCTGTGCGTGAAATCTTAGTACCTGCCGTTGACAAATCATCTAGTATTGCTGTTATAACAACAGTAAATGTTGTCCTAAAAGATTTCGCAACTGAAGTGGATGAAATGAAGCTCAAGACTGCAGCCATTACAATGGTGCGCCATTTAGCTCAAAGCCTTGCTCGAGCGACTTCAATCGAGCTCTTAAAAGATACTATTCGCTCTACTACTCAGTCACTAGCCCCCAATTTAATGAACGTTCCAAATTCTCCTATTGAGGAATTAAATGTGGCGATAAATGATAACATCAGTATTGCCTTGGCGCtaattgaaaaagctaCCATGGACAAAGCAACGCAATATGTGGGAGAACAGCTAATGCAGGCGGTGGCAATCAGAAGGTATCACAAAGAGAGAAGATCGGGCCAACTATTTCTCGCCCAGAACGCCAATTCGTTTTCTCTTAATCTCCCTGAGCCCTTGGGTTTAAAACCAACGGGCGTAACTCCTCAACAGTTCAGAATCTACGAGGAATTTGGAAAAAATAATATTTTTGATACCGTTTCTTCCGCTTCCGGTGGTGGGTTCTCCGCAGAAGGAGGCCCAgtttctcaacaacagaTTTTGGGGCAGCAGTTGctgcaacagcaacaacgtcagcaacaacaacaacaacaggaGCAGCATCAACAGCAAAGGCAGCAGTTACTAGAGCATGAGCAACAaaagcaacagcagcagcagcaattaCAGTtacagcaacaacaacaacttcaacaacagcagttgcaacagcagcagcagcttcagcaacaacagcaacaacagcagcaacaacagcaacaacaacagcagcagcaactgcttcttcagcagctaCAACAGCCTCATGCTCAGTCTCAGCCAGGAACTCCTCAGGCCCAAACACAGCCTAGTGTTCAGGTTGAACTGGAACAAAGCCATAGGGTTCTGGTTTTGCTCATGGACAGTCTTGTTGCCCAAATCAAGGAAAACGCCGACAAAGCTCTTGACAGCCTGGGTCAAGAGAATGGCATTAAAGACATTTTGTTTCAAATTCTGactttgatttcaagaagcaacCAAAAAGATCAATTAGCGCTCAAAGTCTCACAAGCGGTAGTCAACAGCATGTTTGCAACAAGCGAGAGTCCGCTTTGCCGGGAAGTTTTATCATTacttttggaaaagttATGCTCTTTGTCCATTGTTGCTCGGAAGGACGTCGTTTGGTGGCTGGTGTACGCCTTGGAttcaagaaagttcaaTGTCCCTGTAATAAGGTCTCTTTTGGAAGTGAACCTCATTCAATCATCAAAACTCGACACAGTATTAGTTGTGGCTATAAAAAATAACATGGAGGGGGCACTTCAATTTGCGGTAAATTTGCTTCGTGACGTAATTTTGTCTGAGAAGCCTTTGTTCATGAGGTCTGACTTTGTGCAAACATTGACATATCTGAGAACAGTTGATTGTGACATCACAAATtctttctttcaagattttgaaaaggcaAATATACTTCCTGTAAATGAGGTTCGAAGTGCTACAAACAAAGAGAGAATGCTCCTTGTCTTCACTGAATGGGTAAAACTGCTGCAGCGCGTTCCATCTGACGATGTCAAAGTTGCAGTTTTTATAAGCCAGATGATTGAAAAAGGTGTGTTGAGCGAGACAAACAATGTCATTGAGTTTACTAAAGCCGCGTTGGAACTCTCCGTTGGGTCATTCAAAGAAAGTGATCCGACGAGTGAAGTTTTCACTGCAACAGATGCTTTCAGTAAACTTATCGTTAATTTGCTGGTACTGCAAGACTTCAGTGAGGTTGATCGGTCAAGTTATTTCAAGCTGATTTTTTCTGTCATTAcctttgttttttctgaagATCAGGGCAAGACTGAAAACACATTTAATGAAAGACCTTATTTCAGGCTGTTCTCCAGTTTGCTGTGCGATTGGGAAGATATCAGTAGCCATAACTTTGTTAAAGTCGAAGACCAACGATGCAGGGCTCAACTGGTAGAATTCAACAAGGAATTCTATAGAGTTATTGCATCATTTCTTCACGCTTATCAGCCAATAGCATTCCCTGGTTTTTCTTTTGCATGGATTACACTCATTTCACATAGAATGTTTTTGCCTAAAATGCTGAAACTGCCAGAAAAAGCTGGGTGGTCGCAGCTTGTTTTATTATTTACCGACTTACTCAAGTTCATGGCTCAGTATaccaagaagcaggatGTGCCAGATGCTGTGTCCGTTGTTTACAAGGGTGCTTTACGTGTGTTTCTGGCTGTTGCAAATGATGCTCCTGAATTCCTGGTTGAAAATCATTATGAGCTCTTGAACAATCTGCCGCATGTTTATATGCAACTCAGAAATGTCGTTTTAAGTGCGTTCCCAAAGCACGTTTCGATACCAAATCCTTACAATCCGAAGTTGTCTATCGATACTGTGAAAATTTGTGATCAACCCCCTAATGTCTTTTATGATCCAGTCCACGatttgaaaaccttgaaaaagccaGTTGACAACTACCTAAGGATTCCAAGTGCATCATTGTCTAGAACGATATCCTCGAATGTGTTCAGATCTGAATATGAAAAGGATAATGGCATTGGATTTGACACTGTTTCGGTTGACGTCAAGCTAATCAATGCAATTGTGTTGCATGTGGGCATAGAAGCAGCTCTAGAAAAGCAAAGAACTACTGCGAAtgctgttttcaatgtaAAATCATCATACTACACTTTACTAGCCGATCTGCTTAATGATGGAACCACAGAGGTTCGTTTCCACGTTGTTCAGGCCATTGCAAACCAGTTGAGATATCCAAACGCTCACACGCAATGGTTTAATTACGTTCTTAAAAACTTTTTCAACTCTGAAGAGTGGGGCGAGAACAAAACCGAGATCCAGGAAATTATAGTCAGGACGCTTTTGGAACGCATTGTCACTAACAAGCCACATTGCTGGGGAATAATTGTTACTTTCACGGACTTACTAAAGTCAACCGAGTGCTCATTGATGGATTTGCCTTTTGTTAAAGACGTCCCCGAAGTTGAATTGATCATAAAGCATTTGTCCAAATACATCGTCAAGACCGAAGAAACCACCAATGAACAGCAAAATGAAAGAGCACCTGCTGAAGTTGCGTCAAGGGCGTAA
- a CDS encoding CDC50/LEM3 family protein (similar to uniprot|P25656 Saccharomyces cerevisiae YCR094W CDC50 Endosomal protein that regulates cell polarity) — translation MLWFRKRAAKDSRSSESLTTKSRKPPNTAFRQQRLKAWQPILSPQSVLPLLILISAIFAPIGVALIITANNVQNLSIDYSYCENLANSEAFTTIPTKYTKFHFKRKASVQPTWKLSEDSEGELTCQLQFEVPVNLKKSIYIYYRLTNFFQNHRKYVQSFDIDQLKGKAVDEDSLNDDCNPLKSEGDKVIYPCGLIANSLFNDTFAGVLKGVNDTDTDYQLSNKNIAWHADRKRYKKTTYNASDIVPPPNWAKAFPSGYTDDNIPDLSQWEELQVWMRTAGLPKFYKLALKNESTTLPKGTYRMDIGLNYPVRMFGGSKSFVLTTNSIIGGRNMSLGVVYLIVAGISILFGIIFLVKLIIQPRKLGDHSFLNFDDATESESRPNTSDIPLREIL, via the coding sequence ATGTTGTGGTTCAGGAaaagagcagcaaaagaTTCGCGGTCTAGTGAATCCCTgacaacaaaatcaagaaagccTCCAAATACAGCTTTTCGTCAACAGAGGCTGAAAGCGTGGCAGCCCATTCTATCGCCACAATCAGTTCTGCCGCTTCTGATCCTTATAAGTGCTATTTTCGCTCCAATCGGGGTTGCGTTAATCATAACCGCTAATAACGTTCAGAATCTTTCGATAGACTACAGCTACTGTGAGAACCTCGCAAATTCAGAGGCTTTCACTACTATCCCAACGAAGTATACCAAGTTCCATTTCAAACGGAAGGCTAGCGTTCAACCGACTTGGAAATTATCGGAAGATAGCGAAGGAGAACTTACTTGCCAGCTACAGTTTGAGGTCCCAGTAAACCTGAAAAAGTCCATTTACATCTATTACAGACTCACcaacttctttcagaaTCATCGGAAGTACGTTCAATCTTTCGACATAGACCAGCTCAAAGGGAAAGCCGTGGACGAGGACTCTCTAAATGACGATTGTAACCCTTTAAAAAGCGAGGGAGATAAGGTGATTTATCCATGCGGCCTTATTGCGAACTCTTTGTTCAACGACACATTTGCGGGTGTACTGAAAGGCGTCAATGACACCGATACAGATTACCAGCTGAGTAACAAGAACATTGCGTGGCACGCTGACCGCAAGAGATATAAGAAAACGACATACAATGCTTCGGATATTGTCCCCCCTCCAAACTGGGCAAAAGCTTTCCCAAGTGGCTACACTGATGATAATATTCCAGACCTTTCACAATGGGAAGAACTCCAGGTTTGGATGAGAACCGCTGGCTTACCAAAATTTTATAAGCTTGCGCTCAAGAATGAGTCAACGACTTTGCCAAAAGGAACATACAGAATGGACATTGGCCTCAACTATCCTGTACGAATGTTTGGGGGATCCAAGTCTTTTGTTCTCACTACAAACAGTATAATAGGAGGCCGCAACATGTCACTGGGAGTTGTGTATCTAATTGTTGCTGGAATATCAATCTTATTTGGCATCATATTTCTCGTCAAACTTATCATTCAGCCAAGAAAACTTGGTGATCATTCATTCCTCAATTTTGACGATGCAACGGAATCTGAGAGCCGCCCTAATACGTCCGACATCCCCCTCAGAGAAATTTTATAG
- the UBC1 gene encoding E2 ubiquitin-conjugating protein UBC1 (highly similar to uniprot|P21734 Saccharomyces cerevisiae YDR177W UBC1 Ubiquitin-conjugating enzyme that mediates selective degradation of short-lived and abnormal proteins plays a role in vesicle biogenesis and ER-associated protein degradation (ERAD) component of the cellular stress response), whose amino-acid sequence MSRAKRVMKELQAIKDDPEAKVDLQLVNENDIHLLKGSFLGPPGTPYENGKFIVDIEVPMEYPFKPPKMKFDTKVYHPNVSSVTGAICLDILKNAWSPVITLKSALISLQALLQSPEPNDPQDAEVAQHFLRDKASFDKTAAFWTKTYAPLESAKAEAPVDQAALYGIDRSLVDQFAAQGFDEEKVVEVLRRLGLKSMSTNDNETANKILEELLR is encoded by the coding sequence ATGTCGAGAGCCAAAAGGGTGATGAAAGAGCTCCAAGCTATTAAAGACGATCCCGAAGCAAAAGTGGACCTTCAACTCGTAAATGAAAACGACATCCACTTATTGAAGGGTTCTTTCTTGGGGCCACCGGGTACTCCATACGAGAACGGCAAATTCATCGTTGATATTGAGGTGCCAATGGAATATCCTTTCAAGCCCCCAAAAATGAAATTTGACACTAAAGTTTACCACCCCAATGTTTCTTCGGTTACAGGCGCAATATGTCTCGACATTCTGAAGAATGCGTGGTCCCCTGTAATCACCTTGAAATCTGCATTGATATCTCTACAGGCTCTTTTACAGTCTCCAGAACCTAATGACCCTCAAGACGCCGAAGTTGCGCAACACTTTCTCAGGGACAAAGCGTCTTTCGACAAAACTGCCGCCTTTTGGACGAAAACTTATGCACCCCTTGAATCTGCTAAAGCAGAGGCACCAGTAGATCAAGCCGCCCTTTACGGCATTGATAGATCTCTTGTAGATCAGTTTGCTGCTCAAGGTTTTGACGAAGAAAAGGTTGTAGAAGTCTTGAGAAGGTTGGGTTTAAAGTCTATGAGCACTAACGACAACGAAACCGCCAACAAAATTCTAGAGGAACTCTTAAGGTAG
- the MSO1 gene encoding Mso1p (weakly similar to uniprot|P53604 Saccharomyces cerevisiae YNR049C MSO1 Probable component of the secretory vesicle docking complex acts at a late step in secretion shows genetic and physical interactions with Sec1p and is enriched in microsomal membrane fractions required for sporulation) — MHQESPAAYQKSGKFWSKVKSSTKSFSSSFSQLSLKQERDGDTPTSTVVHKALVKFYSTQEPFQGFPDWLGHKEDLPDEQKVLRKQKHHSPTHSTKPSEPALHLPSTCSNSAAVTPTPRTAGTDFRGIYKSSSESRATSVDYMGSRPLPRQSQDASRQENTAQLPPPTQRTSSMLMRERLKRK; from the coding sequence ATGCATCAAGAGAGCCCAGCTGCCTACCAAAAGTCTGGAAAGTTTTGGAGTAAGGTCAAGTCCTCTACAAAatctttctcttcatcGTTCTCccagctttctttgaagcaagaGCGCGATGGTGATACCCCAACTTCTACTGTAGTCCACAAAGCTCTGGTAAAGTTTTACTCCACCCAGGAGCCTTTCCAGGGCTTTCCAGACTGGCTAGGGCACAAAGAAGACCTTCCTGATGAACAGAAGGTGCTAcggaaacaaaaacatcacTCGCCTACTCACAGCACAAAACCCTCGGAGCCTGCGCTTCATCTGCCTTCAACTTGCAGCAACTCAGCCGCAGTCACGCCAACACCTCGTACCGCAGGAACAGACTTTCGGGGTATCTATAAAAGTAGTTCAGAGTCCCGAGCTACGAGCGTCGACTATATGGGTTCACGTCCTTTACCGCGGCAATCCCAAGATGCAAGTCGGCAGGAAAATACAGCCCAATTGCCTCCTCCAACCCAAAGAACCTCTTCGATGCTAATGCGTGAGCGTTTAAAGCGCAAATAG
- the LYS9 gene encoding saccharopine dehydrogenase (NADP+, L-glutamate-forming) (highly similar to uniprot|P38999 YNR050C Saccharomyces cerevisiae LYS9 Saccharopine dehydrogenase (NADP L- glutamate-forming)), with protein MVKNVLLLGSGFVAQPVVDVLAGTEGINVTVGCRTLAKAQELAASSKSAAISVDVTKDDDLDAALAKHDLVISLIPYIYHAAVVKSAIRLKKDVVTTSYVSPALRELEPQIKEAGITVMNEIGLDPGLDHLYAVKTIDEVHRAGGKIKSFLSYCGGLPAPEDSDNPLGYKFSWSSRGVLLALRNSAKYWKDGKIEEVSSEDLMASAKPYFIFPGYALVCYPNRDSTPFKEFYKMPEADTVIRGTLRFQGFPEFVKVLVDVGMLKDDENEIFQKPISWKEALHQYWGSKSSSKDDLIAAIDSKTQWVTDEDRERILNGFSWLGLFSDNKINPKGNALDTLCATLEELMQFEEGERDMIILQHKFGIEWADGTPETRTSTLVAYGQPGGYSAMAATVGLPCAIATKLVLDGKIKGPGLVVPYSPEINDPIMKELKEKYNIFLKEKTIS; from the coding sequence ATGGTTAAAAACGTTCTACTACTCGGTTCAGGTTTTGTTGCGCAACCAGTGGTTGATGTCTTAGCTGGCACTGAAGGTATCAATGTCACTGTCGGCTGCAGAACCCTCGCAAAGGCGCAAGAGCTTGCCGCCTCATCCAAGTCGGCTGCTATTTCAGTTGATGTCACCAAGGATGATGATTTAGATGCTGCTTTGGCCAAGCATGACTTAGTCATTTCGTTGATTCCATATATATACCACGCTGCTGTGGTGAAGAGTGCTATAAGGCTTAAGAAGGATGTCGTGACAACTTCTTACGTGTCGCCAGCTCTAAGGGAATTGGAACCCCAAATCAAAGAGGCTGGTATCACCGTCATGAACGAAATTGGTTTGGATCCAGGTCTTGACCACTTATATGCAGTGAAGACCATTGACGAGGTGCACAGAGCAGGAGGTAAGATAAAGTCATTCTTATCGTATTGTGGTGGATTGCCAGCCCCTGAAGATTCCGATAATCCTTTGGGTTACAAGTTCTCATGGTCGTCTAGAGGCGTGCTATTGGCTCTGAGAAACTCCGCAAAATACTGGAAAGACggaaaaattgaagaggTGTCTTCTGAGGATCTGATGGCGTCGGCGAAGCCATACTTTATTTTCCCCGGCTATGCTTTGGTATGCTATCCCAACAGAGACTCTACTcctttcaaagaattctACAAAATGCCCGAAGCTGACACTGTTATTAGAGGAACTTTGAGATTTCAAGGTTTCCCTGAATTCGTCAAAGTTTTGGTTGACGTGGGCATGCTGAAAGATGATGAGAACGAGATTTTCCAGAAGCCTATTTCCTGGAAGGAAGCTCTCCATCAATACTGGGGCAGCAAGTCCTCATCCAAAGATGACCTTATTGCCGCTATTGACTCTAAAACCCAGTGGGTTACAGATGAAGACAGGGAGAGAATCCTCAATGGATTTTCTTGGCTAGGACTTTTCTCAGACAACAAGATCAACCCAAAGGGCAATGCGCTTGACACCTTGTGTGCTACTCTAGAAGAGCTGATGCAGTTCGAAGAGGGAGAGCGTGATATGATCATCCTACAGCACAAATTTGGTATCGAATGGGCCGACGGTACTCCAGAGACCAGAACTTCGACTCTAGTCGCGTACGGTCAACCAGGCGGCTACAGTGCCATGGCGGCAACCGTTGGACTACCTTGTGCTATTGCTACCAAACTAGTATTGGATGGCAAGATCAAGGGCCCCGGGCTGGTCGTTCCTTACTCTCCAGAAATCAACGACCCTATCATGAAGGAATTGAAGGAGAAGTACAACATCTTCCTCAAGGAAAAAACAATTAGCTAA